aAAACAATTGATTGAACAAGTTAAAGATGAAGAGATAGAGAGAATGGAATGCAAGAATACCTGTGAATGGAGAGCAATGGCCTTGCCTCTGAGCAGGTTGAACCTTTTCCGGCCGAGAACATTGCGGGCAAGGATCACCAATGGAGAAAAGACACCCTGTTTGGAGCTTCCCATTATGGTGCATGGCCTTAAAGGCTTGGCCACACGTATGCATGGATTGATAGGCTTGATAAGAAGAGCTCTGTCATCTCCTGCTAAGAAGGTAGTGGAAGGGAGAGCTGTGGACATGGCCATGGCCATGAAGAACATGGACTCTGTTTccaagttgaagaagaagaagtggattGCTTTGTTGTTGTGGTGTTATGTTTAGAGCCTTTAGTTGAGGAGTGTCTGGAACCACACAATAGAGATCCATATGTTGGATTGGCTTGGACATTTCTTGACCCCTACTTTGTTACACTCATCagttaatggtttttttttttttaatattatttatgctTTAAGCAAATGCAATTTTCTTctataaatgatttatttattaaaaaaataaaactaatttataacTAATCAAGCTTAAACTGATTAACTGTAAGTCAAAATAGAGAACATGGAGTTACAGATAAGCAAACAAGCAGCTTGTGAAAGTTACTGCAATATCAAGACCATAAACTATtggaaaaacaaacaacaattcTGAGATGATTAAAATCAACTGCTTTTTATTTAGGCAAGTCAATCAAGATTTTATAGATGACATTATAAAAGAAATCCAatgacttattaaaaaaaaaaaaaatcaatgaccTTGAACTTGAGCAGGAGCAGTCTTCCAACTCTTCCAAGGCTTATATCCTTTCCTCTCAAGCATCTTCTCCACTTCTTCAAATGGAAGTCCTTTAGTTTCAGGcacaatgaagaagatgaggaagaaTGCAAGAGCAGATATACAGCAGAATAACAGAAATGTCGCCGCAGAGCCAAGAGCTTCTGTTAAACTAAGGAATGTTTGCGCGACGATAAGATTGGAAACCCAGTTTGCAACCGCAGCCATACCGCCGCAAATGCCTCTAAATCTTAGAGGATATATTTCTGAATTAATTATCCAGGGGACCGTACCCATGCCCGGAGAAAATGAGATAATGTATGCAGCGAGAGCGAtaagagccagccatccgaaaTTGCTCGGACACCCTCGAGTGTACCATTCCCGATGATTTGCCTTGCATGTGTCCTTCACCATGTCATTT
The DNA window shown above is from Dioscorea cayenensis subsp. rotundata cultivar TDr96_F1 chromosome 12, TDr96_F1_v2_PseudoChromosome.rev07_lg8_w22 25.fasta, whole genome shotgun sequence and carries:
- the LOC120273974 gene encoding protein PROTON GRADIENT REGULATION 5, chloroplastic-like encodes the protein MFFMAMAMSTALPSTTFLAGDDRALLIKPINPCIRVAKPLRPCTIMGSSKQGVFSPLVILARNVLGRKRFNLLRGKAIALHSQVITEFCKSIGADNKQRQGLIRLAKKNGERLGFLA